The window GCCGAAACGCGCCTACGTCACCGCCTTGTCAGAACCCAACAACTGCGTGCTGGCGATCGAGCGCAGTCAGGCGCGGGAAGCCTTGTTTCAATGGGTCAGCCCTATTCTCATCACCCGGCACGGTTTCTATTCCAATCTGACGGACAATTACAATATCCGCACGCTCAACGACGCCAAGCCTCTGGTGATAGGCAGCTACCTGGGGAGCGGCGTAGGCGAGTATCTGGAGAAGCTGGGGTTCAATGTGGATCTCACTTCGAGCAATGACCTGAATATCCGCAAGTTACAGCTCAAACGGGTCAACCTGTGGGCCAGCGACACCGTTTCAGCAGCGGTGATCATCAATCAGAGCAGTCTTCCTATCAAGCTGGAGC is drawn from Hahella sp. KA22 and contains these coding sequences:
- a CDS encoding ABC transporter substrate-binding protein; protein product: MTRLLAACVTWVLLHAAPALAEGEKIQVLAYAQPPFMELRHDRPAGLAIDILNMLFQRAEVDYSILFLPPKRAYVTALSEPNNCVLAIERSQAREALFQWVSPILITRHGFYSNLTDNYNIRTLNDAKPLVIGSYLGSGVGEYLEKLGFNVDLTSSNDLNIRKLQLKRVNLWASDTVSAAVIINQSSLPIKLEHVFLTTLRAMGCNLSTSPTLVERLQNELKSMYQDQSIRQLYRNYLGQDADWLSN